A genomic stretch from Halalkalibacillus sediminis includes:
- the mutS gene encoding DNA mismatch repair protein MutS, with amino-acid sequence MAEYTPMIKQYLKIKDENQDAFLFFRMGDFYELFFDDALKAAKELEITLTQRDGGAKKIPMCGVPYHSAENYIKKLIEKGYKVAICEQVEDPKVAKGVVKREVVQVVTPGTIMEGSMLNEDENNFLASITYEDDIYAVSYVDLSTGESSVSQVSGTWKDVLSELYNRPVKEVVIASDFDDSWKESLVHYLNVTISEEDDCSLPEEFSYLIEKLEQPVLIKGFSRLFQYIYRSQKRFLSHLQQAEYVELEQYMKLDLYSKRNLELMESIRDKSRQGTLLEVLDRTSTAMGARRLKKWIDRPLLSQSSIERRHKQVQALMDHFFEREELKESLKDVYDLERLAGRISYGNVNARDLLQLKKSLKVLPSIRETLLQVDEPTIQELLEDIQPYKEVYELLDTSVSEDPPILITEGDIIKDGYNSQLDEYREASRNGRTWVANLEAQERERTGIKSLKIGFNKVFGYYIEVTKSHLNNVNLERFERKQTLANAERFITDELKEKEQLILEAKDKSVALEYELFVEIRDRMKAYIPALQLLAEQISNIDVLLSFANVSEENDYTRPSMNRNKQLIIEQGRHPVVEQVMKEEFVPNDIRMDERTNVLLITGPNMAGKSTYMRQVGLTAIMAQIGCFVPASVADLSVFDQIFTRIGAADDLVSGQSTFMVEMLEAEHAVRNATDESLILLDEIGRGTSTYDGMALAQSIVEYIHHEVKAKTLFSTHYHELTTLEDSLDHLENVHVEVDERDGEVVFLHHIKKGKADKSYGIHVAKLADLPDEIIDRAYHLLHTFETTNTIRESHSSDEEQLTLFEGTPEMSWTKEIEAMDELKNKNLMQMTPMDAMNFLYEIQKKLT; translated from the coding sequence ATGGCAGAATACACTCCTATGATCAAACAATATTTGAAAATAAAAGATGAAAACCAAGATGCATTTTTATTTTTCCGTATGGGAGATTTTTATGAACTGTTTTTTGATGATGCATTAAAAGCCGCAAAGGAGCTTGAGATTACACTTACTCAGCGAGACGGCGGAGCCAAAAAGATCCCGATGTGTGGTGTACCTTATCACTCTGCAGAAAATTACATAAAGAAATTAATCGAAAAAGGTTATAAAGTTGCTATATGTGAACAAGTGGAAGACCCTAAAGTGGCTAAAGGTGTAGTGAAGCGTGAAGTTGTACAAGTCGTCACTCCAGGGACGATTATGGAAGGCAGTATGTTGAATGAAGACGAGAACAATTTTCTAGCTTCGATTACATATGAAGATGACATATACGCGGTATCTTATGTCGATCTTTCAACAGGTGAAAGTTCAGTTAGTCAGGTTAGCGGAACGTGGAAAGATGTTTTAAGTGAACTTTACAATCGACCGGTAAAAGAAGTGGTTATAGCTTCAGACTTTGATGATTCATGGAAAGAATCACTCGTTCATTATTTGAATGTCACGATATCTGAAGAAGACGATTGTTCTTTACCAGAGGAATTTTCTTACTTAATAGAGAAGCTCGAACAACCCGTTTTAATCAAAGGATTTTCGAGACTTTTCCAATACATTTACCGTTCACAGAAACGTTTTTTATCACACCTGCAACAAGCTGAATATGTTGAGTTAGAACAATATATGAAACTAGATTTATATTCCAAAAGAAACTTGGAATTGATGGAATCGATCCGTGATAAAAGTAGACAGGGGACACTCTTAGAAGTGTTAGACCGTACATCGACGGCTATGGGAGCTAGAAGGCTTAAGAAATGGATCGACCGGCCCCTGTTATCTCAGTCTTCTATTGAACGTCGTCACAAACAAGTACAAGCATTAATGGATCATTTCTTTGAAAGGGAAGAACTGAAAGAATCCTTAAAAGATGTATATGACTTGGAGCGTTTAGCTGGAAGAATATCATACGGGAACGTGAATGCGCGTGATCTATTACAATTAAAAAAATCACTGAAAGTCTTACCTTCCATAAGAGAAACTTTGCTACAAGTAGATGAACCGACGATTCAAGAATTGCTTGAGGATATTCAACCTTATAAAGAAGTATATGAATTACTGGATACTAGTGTTTCAGAAGACCCTCCGATCTTGATTACTGAAGGGGATATCATCAAGGATGGTTATAACAGTCAACTGGATGAATACCGTGAAGCTTCTAGAAATGGCCGGACGTGGGTTGCAAACTTAGAAGCGCAAGAAAGAGAGCGCACCGGTATCAAGTCATTGAAGATAGGCTTCAATAAAGTGTTTGGCTATTATATAGAAGTGACAAAATCTCATTTAAACAATGTCAATTTGGAGCGTTTCGAGAGAAAGCAGACACTGGCTAATGCAGAGAGATTCATAACAGATGAGTTGAAAGAGAAAGAACAACTTATTTTAGAAGCAAAAGATAAGAGTGTAGCACTCGAGTATGAGCTCTTTGTAGAAATTAGAGACCGTATGAAAGCTTATATTCCAGCTCTTCAATTGTTAGCTGAACAAATTAGTAATATCGATGTTCTGTTGAGCTTTGCAAATGTGAGTGAAGAGAATGATTATACTCGACCTTCTATGAATAGAAATAAACAATTGATCATTGAACAAGGTCGTCATCCAGTCGTGGAACAGGTCATGAAAGAAGAGTTCGTCCCAAACGATATCCGTATGGACGAACGTACGAATGTTCTCTTGATTACAGGTCCGAATATGGCCGGTAAGAGTACGTACATGAGACAAGTCGGCTTAACAGCCATCATGGCACAAATAGGTTGTTTTGTACCAGCTTCGGTCGCTGATCTTTCTGTCTTCGATCAGATTTTCACTAGAATTGGTGCTGCAGATGACCTTGTCTCGGGACAAAGTACATTCATGGTGGAAATGCTAGAAGCAGAACATGCAGTAAGAAATGCAACAGATGAGAGTTTGATTTTACTAGATGAGATTGGTAGAGGGACTAGTACGTATGATGGTATGGCACTGGCCCAGTCAATCGTTGAATATATTCATCATGAAGTGAAAGCCAAGACGTTATTCTCGACTCACTATCATGAACTTACTACTTTGGAAGACAGTTTAGATCATCTAGAGAATGTTCATGTAGAAGTCGATGAAAGAGACGGTGAGGTCGTCTTTTTACATCATATTAAAAAAGGAAAAGCTGATAAAAGTTACGGAATCCATGTAGCAAAATTGGCTGACCTACCGGATGAAATCATTGATCGGGCTTATCATTTACTCCATACATTTGAGACGACGAACACGATCCGTGAGTCTCATTCGAGTGATGAAGAACAGTTGACTCTATTCGAAGGCACACCTGAAATGAGTTGGACGAAAGAAATAGAAGCGATGGATGAATTGAAGAATAAGAACTTAATGCAAATGACACCGATGGATGCGATGAACTTTTTATATGAAATACAGAAAAAACTGACGTAA
- the mutL gene encoding DNA mismatch repair endonuclease MutL codes for MGRIVQLPDDLSNKIAAGEVVERPASVIKELLENSIDAGSKRIKIELEEAGLRSIKVVDDGEGIAPDDTERAFFRHATSKILDEYELFRVKTLGFRGEALASIAAVSQLTLRTSTGEEAGTEIVVHGGEIKEKQASTKRRGTEILVENLFFNTPARLKYLKTIHTELGHITDIINRMAMSHPTIRFECVHNGKRMFLTPGDGELLHVIQQIYGRSVAQNMYKLSEDSLDYNVEGYISKPELTRANRNYISLIVNGRFIKNPVINRAILDGYHTFLPIGRYPLVVLQIEMDPYLVDVNVHPAKTEVRFSKEKELFNIIKDAVYQLLHGQRLIPSGQKKEKQPSTQTELSFDLQAPKKQVNDQTFSSDSFDSPVQNNQPHIRETLDFDKGEEEHQQSVAPNPFQTSEVEDHESYKRMPTLYPIGQLHGTYILAQNDEGLYMIDQHAAQERIKYEYYKEKLGNPERETQELSVPITFEFTAREVIAIEENREQLEDVGLFLEPFGDQSYIVRSHPSWFPNGEEESIIRDMVDELITDQTISVDKIREEAAILMSCKRSIKANHYLNHQEMDYLLKELQTCTDPFTCPHGRPIVIHFSEYELQKMFKRIM; via the coding sequence ATGGGTAGAATCGTTCAATTGCCAGATGATTTATCGAATAAAATTGCAGCAGGTGAAGTGGTTGAACGTCCCGCCTCTGTTATAAAAGAATTACTTGAGAATAGTATTGATGCTGGCAGCAAACGAATCAAAATAGAACTAGAAGAAGCGGGTTTGCGTTCAATCAAAGTGGTCGATGATGGTGAAGGGATTGCACCGGATGATACTGAGCGTGCGTTTTTCCGTCACGCGACCAGTAAGATTCTCGATGAATACGAATTATTCCGTGTTAAAACTTTAGGCTTCCGAGGCGAAGCTTTAGCAAGTATTGCCGCTGTCAGTCAGTTGACTTTAAGAACGTCAACAGGTGAGGAAGCAGGTACTGAGATTGTCGTTCACGGTGGAGAGATTAAAGAAAAGCAAGCGTCCACTAAACGTAGAGGAACGGAAATTTTGGTGGAGAATTTATTTTTTAATACACCTGCACGACTGAAGTATCTAAAAACGATTCACACAGAACTCGGTCATATTACCGATATCATCAATCGAATGGCGATGTCTCACCCAACGATTCGTTTTGAGTGTGTGCATAATGGGAAGCGTATGTTTCTGACACCAGGGGACGGTGAACTATTGCACGTCATTCAACAAATTTACGGGCGATCAGTCGCTCAAAATATGTACAAGCTCTCAGAGGATTCATTGGATTACAATGTGGAAGGTTATATTTCGAAGCCTGAACTCACAAGAGCGAACCGAAATTATATTTCTTTGATAGTGAATGGCCGTTTTATTAAGAACCCCGTGATTAACCGGGCCATTCTTGATGGGTACCATACATTTCTACCGATCGGGAGATATCCACTCGTCGTTCTGCAAATAGAAATGGACCCTTATTTAGTGGATGTCAACGTTCATCCTGCAAAGACGGAAGTACGGTTCAGTAAGGAAAAAGAGCTATTTAATATCATCAAGGACGCAGTATATCAGCTGTTACACGGTCAACGCTTGATTCCTTCTGGTCAGAAAAAAGAAAAGCAACCGTCTACTCAAACAGAGCTATCGTTTGATTTACAAGCACCAAAGAAGCAGGTAAATGATCAAACATTCTCATCAGACAGTTTTGATTCCCCAGTGCAGAACAATCAACCACATATTCGAGAAACGCTCGATTTTGATAAAGGAGAAGAGGAGCATCAACAATCGGTTGCTCCTAATCCATTTCAAACAAGCGAGGTTGAAGATCACGAATCATATAAGCGGATGCCTACACTTTACCCTATCGGTCAGTTACACGGCACGTATATTTTAGCTCAAAATGATGAAGGGTTATATATGATTGATCAGCACGCTGCACAAGAACGAATCAAATACGAGTATTACAAAGAGAAATTAGGTAATCCTGAACGTGAAACGCAGGAGTTATCAGTGCCTATAACATTCGAGTTTACAGCTCGAGAAGTTATAGCGATTGAAGAGAACAGGGAACAATTAGAGGATGTCGGACTGTTTCTCGAGCCTTTCGGTGACCAAAGCTACATTGTGAGGTCTCACCCAAGTTGGTTTCCGAACGGGGAAGAAGAGTCCATCATCAGAGATATGGTAGATGAGTTGATTACGGACCAAACGATTTCTGTAGATAAAATTAGAGAAGAAGCGGCGATTTTAATGTCTTGTAAAAGATCGATCAAGGCCAATCACTATTTGAACCATCAAGAAATGGACTATCTTCTAAAAGAATTACAAACTTGCACAGATCCTTTTACGTGCCCACACGGCCGTCCGATTGTCATTCATTTTAGTGAGTATGAACTTCAAAAAATGTTTAAACGCATCATGTAA
- the miaA gene encoding tRNA (adenosine(37)-N6)-dimethylallyltransferase MiaA has product MKPIVVSIIGPTAVGKSALGIELAKKFDGEVINGDSMQIYKEFDIGTAKVTEEEMDGVPHHLLDFLDPSESYSAADFKKDLKEKVEDIVGRNKLPIVVGGTGFYIHSALFDFTFSDSKRDDSFEKEMLDHVEQNGIEPYFEKLKSIDPDYAEKIHPHNIRRVIRALEVYERSGQTMTSIEENQEAHSPFRPIIIGLEIERETLYDRINNRVKDMMDSGLLAEVESVYKKYGKDAQGMQAIGYKEFIPYFDGEYELDEAIRLVQRNTRRFAKRQLTYYRNKLPDVHWYNIDPENYRKDFSTIFSDLEGMLKSLENSNQ; this is encoded by the coding sequence ATGAAGCCAATTGTCGTAAGTATCATAGGTCCAACTGCTGTCGGGAAGTCCGCGCTAGGAATCGAACTAGCCAAAAAATTCGACGGTGAAGTCATCAACGGGGACTCCATGCAGATCTATAAAGAGTTCGATATCGGAACGGCCAAAGTGACAGAAGAAGAGATGGATGGTGTACCGCATCATTTATTGGATTTTCTAGATCCCAGTGAGTCATACTCTGCTGCGGATTTCAAAAAGGATTTAAAAGAAAAAGTAGAAGACATCGTTGGAAGGAACAAGCTACCCATCGTCGTCGGAGGCACCGGATTTTATATACATTCAGCCCTCTTTGATTTCACCTTTTCTGACTCTAAACGAGACGATTCATTTGAAAAGGAAATGCTAGATCATGTAGAGCAAAATGGAATTGAACCTTATTTTGAAAAATTGAAATCGATCGATCCGGACTATGCTGAGAAAATACACCCTCATAATATCCGACGAGTCATCCGTGCGTTGGAAGTCTATGAAAGAAGCGGGCAAACCATGACCTCGATTGAAGAGAATCAGGAAGCTCACTCCCCGTTTCGCCCAATTATCATTGGGTTAGAGATTGAGCGAGAAACCCTTTACGATCGAATCAATAACCGTGTAAAGGACATGATGGATTCAGGATTATTAGCAGAAGTTGAAAGCGTTTATAAGAAGTACGGAAAAGATGCTCAAGGTATGCAGGCTATTGGGTATAAAGAGTTTATTCCTTATTTTGACGGGGAATATGAACTAGACGAAGCGATCCGTCTGGTACAAAGGAATACGAGACGTTTTGCGAAAAGACAGCTGACTTACTATCGGAACAAGCTCCCAGACGTGCATTGGTATAACATCGACCCTGAAAATTACAGGAAAGATTTTTCAACAATTTTTTCAGATTTAGAAGGAATGTTAAAGAGTTTGGAGAATAGTAATCAGTAA
- the hfq gene encoding RNA chaperone Hfq, whose protein sequence is MANATNVQDTYLNTLRKEKIQLTVFLTNGFQLRGIIKSFDNFTILLETDGKQQLIFKHAISTFAPVRNIDLES, encoded by the coding sequence ATGGCAAACGCGACAAATGTGCAGGATACGTATCTTAATACTCTTCGTAAGGAAAAGATTCAATTGACTGTATTCCTAACAAATGGGTTTCAGTTACGTGGAATCATTAAATCATTCGATAATTTTACGATTTTATTGGAAACCGACGGAAAACAGCAATTAATCTTTAAACATGCGATATCCACATTTGCACCTGTCAGAAACATTGATCTGGAATCATAA
- the hflX gene encoding GTPase HflX has product MEEQAILVGCQLQQDSDEQFRTSMEELRALAETVDAEIEEVFIQKRDRMHPSLFLGTGKVEEIKEYIEEHEIELIIMNSELTPSQSRNLSNKWNVKLIDRTQLILDIFAMRARTKEGKLQVELAQLQYLLPRLSGQGEALSRLGGGIGTRGPGETKLETDRRHIQRRITDIKQSLDQVVNQRNQYRERRKHQSAFQISIVGYTNAGKSTLFNQLTNEVSLEEDKLFATLDPLTRKVDLPSGFQAIVSDTVGFIQQLPTTLIAAFRSTLEEVTQSDFILLVVDSSDPKAIEQEKTVRKILEELEADHIPTLTVYNKSDLLKDEFFPYSKPNILMTAKAKSDIHRLKEYIEQVVKQEWEKYKVEVAADEGKLLHRIKEQTILSERSFNEDTQEYEVSGFVNPTSPLYHQLTKRVNKNNE; this is encoded by the coding sequence ATGGAAGAACAAGCGATATTAGTTGGCTGCCAACTACAACAAGATTCTGATGAGCAATTTAGAACTTCGATGGAAGAGCTCCGTGCACTTGCTGAAACAGTGGATGCGGAAATTGAAGAAGTTTTTATCCAAAAACGTGACAGAATGCATCCTTCACTTTTCCTAGGTACAGGAAAGGTAGAGGAAATAAAGGAATACATTGAAGAGCACGAGATCGAACTGATTATCATGAATAGTGAATTGACGCCTTCGCAATCAAGGAATTTATCTAACAAATGGAATGTGAAATTAATTGACCGAACACAGTTGATTTTAGATATCTTCGCCATGAGGGCTCGAACAAAAGAGGGTAAATTGCAAGTTGAATTAGCACAGCTACAGTACTTATTACCTCGTTTATCTGGGCAGGGTGAAGCTTTGTCCCGTCTAGGTGGTGGAATAGGTACGAGAGGTCCAGGTGAAACCAAACTGGAAACAGATCGACGCCATATTCAACGCCGTATTACTGATATCAAACAATCATTAGATCAAGTGGTCAATCAAAGAAATCAATATCGGGAAAGAAGGAAGCATCAATCAGCCTTCCAAATTTCGATCGTCGGGTATACGAACGCAGGAAAATCTACTCTGTTCAATCAATTAACTAATGAAGTTTCGTTGGAAGAGGACAAGCTATTCGCCACACTGGATCCATTAACGAGGAAAGTAGATCTACCTAGTGGGTTCCAGGCTATCGTTTCCGATACTGTAGGGTTCATACAACAATTACCTACTACTTTGATCGCAGCTTTCCGATCAACATTGGAGGAAGTAACTCAGTCAGATTTCATTTTATTAGTCGTAGATAGTTCAGATCCAAAAGCGATTGAACAAGAGAAGACTGTGCGAAAAATCCTTGAAGAGCTGGAGGCCGATCACATCCCTACTCTAACTGTTTATAATAAGTCTGACTTATTGAAAGATGAATTTTTCCCTTATTCAAAGCCTAATATCTTGATGACTGCAAAAGCTAAAAGTGATATTCATCGGTTGAAAGAATATATTGAACAAGTTGTTAAGCAAGAATGGGAAAAGTACAAAGTCGAGGTTGCCGCAGATGAGGGTAAGTTGCTCCACCGAATAAAAGAACAGACGATTTTGAGTGAAAGGTCATTCAATGAGGACACACAAGAATACGAGGTATCAGGGTTTGTGAATCCTACCTCGCCACTTTACCACCAACTGACAAAGAGAGTGAACAAAAATAATGAATAA
- a CDS encoding aminotransferase class I/II-fold pyridoxal phosphate-dependent enzyme, with amino-acid sequence MNKINETENKMNQQLKNIQSIVTANQEKVLNAFQKLQISDFHFSPSTGYGYDDSGREQLERLYAEVFNSEDALVRPQIVSGTHAITTALFGVLRPGDELVSITGRPYDTLENVIGIKEKNDGSLRDYQIEYSEVALTEDGHMDYEAIKAAITPKTRMIAIQRSKGYADRPSFSIKEIRDVIRFVKGIRSDIIVFVDNCYGEFVELEEPTEAGADLIAGSLIKNPGGGLAKTGGYIVGKNHLIEKCANWLVAPGLGKETGASLYSLQEMYQGFFLAPHVVGEALKGAMYTATLLSSEGYTTTPGPNDSRTDLIQSVTFSTKEEMITFAQEIQQQSPINSHVTPHASYMPGYDHDVIMAAGTFIQGASLELTADGPIRQPYTLYVQGGLTYEHVKLAITKGVLKIQTGEK; translated from the coding sequence CTGAATAAAATAAATGAAACAGAAAATAAAATGAATCAACAATTGAAAAACATCCAAAGTATTGTAACAGCTAATCAAGAGAAAGTGCTAAATGCTTTTCAAAAACTACAAATCAGTGACTTCCATTTCAGTCCCTCGACTGGATACGGATATGATGATTCAGGTCGTGAACAATTAGAACGGCTCTATGCTGAAGTATTTAATTCTGAGGATGCCTTGGTGCGTCCTCAGATTGTTTCTGGTACACATGCGATCACCACTGCTTTATTTGGTGTGCTTCGGCCAGGAGACGAACTAGTATCCATTACAGGAAGACCTTACGATACTTTAGAAAATGTCATTGGCATTAAAGAAAAGAATGATGGATCATTACGGGATTATCAAATCGAATACAGCGAAGTTGCATTGACTGAAGATGGTCATATGGATTATGAAGCTATTAAAGCTGCAATTACACCAAAAACTAGAATGATAGCCATCCAACGATCAAAAGGCTATGCAGATCGTCCATCATTCTCGATCAAAGAAATAAGAGACGTGATCCGTTTTGTGAAGGGAATAAGATCCGACATAATTGTTTTTGTAGACAATTGTTACGGGGAATTTGTTGAGCTAGAAGAACCCACCGAAGCAGGTGCCGATCTCATCGCAGGATCATTAATAAAAAATCCAGGCGGAGGCTTAGCAAAAACCGGAGGATACATAGTAGGTAAAAATCATTTGATTGAAAAGTGCGCAAACTGGTTAGTGGCACCTGGACTAGGTAAAGAGACAGGCGCAAGTCTTTATAGTCTTCAAGAAATGTACCAAGGCTTCTTTCTGGCGCCCCATGTTGTGGGAGAGGCATTAAAAGGTGCCATGTATACAGCTACTCTACTCTCTTCAGAAGGTTATACGACTACTCCCGGACCAAATGATTCGAGGACCGATCTGATTCAATCTGTAACGTTTTCAACGAAAGAAGAGATGATCACCTTTGCACAAGAAATCCAACAACAATCGCCAATCAACTCTCATGTAACTCCACATGCCAGTTATATGCCAGGGTACGACCATGACGTAATCATGGCTGCCGGGACTTTCATTCAAGGGGCAAGTCTTGAATTAACAGCTGACGGTCCGATTAGACAGCCATATACTCTCTATGTTCAAGGTGGACTAACTTATGAGCATGTAAAATTAGCCATCACTAAAGGCGTTTTAAAAATTCAAACAGGGGAAAAGTAA
- a CDS encoding MerR family transcriptional regulator produces MQLNDRKSMPLFPISIVTELTELTARQIRYYEEKGLVMPKRSDGNRRLFSFYDVDRLLEIKELIDQGVNLAGIKQVLRMKLEDPQVAQKSVEEKQPSEKRDLTEKELHNLLRKELIEAGYGSKSSMIQGDLSRFYH; encoded by the coding sequence ATGCAACTGAATGATCGAAAGTCAATGCCATTATTTCCTATTAGTATCGTTACCGAGCTTACAGAATTGACTGCTCGCCAAATTCGATATTATGAAGAAAAAGGTTTAGTGATGCCTAAGCGATCAGATGGGAACCGTCGTTTGTTTTCTTTTTATGACGTGGACCGATTGCTTGAAATCAAGGAATTGATTGATCAAGGTGTAAATTTAGCAGGAATTAAACAAGTACTTAGAATGAAATTGGAAGATCCGCAAGTTGCCCAGAAAAGTGTTGAGGAAAAACAACCATCTGAAAAACGGGATCTTACTGAGAAAGAATTGCATAATTTGCTTCGTAAAGAATTGATCGAGGCTGGTTATGGTAGTAAATCGTCCATGATACAGGGGGACCTTTCGAGGTTCTACCATTAA
- the glnA gene encoding type I glutamate--ammonia ligase — protein MSKITKKDIYKRLEEENVRFIRLQFTDLLGTIKNVEIPLSQLDKALDNKMTFDGSSIEGFVRIEESDMLLHPDLDTFVVFPWTSDKGKVARFICDIYNPDGSPFKGCPRYNLKRNLEEMEKLGFTAFNIGTEPEFFLFKLNEAGDPTMELNDKGGYFDLAPTDLGENCRRDIVLELEEMGFEIEASHHEVAPGQHEIDFKYSDAVKHADDIQTFKLVVKTIARKHGLHATFMPKPLFGVNGSGMHANMSLFDKKGNAFYDPKGEQELSKVAYQFTAGIIKHAVNFTAVTNPTVNSYKRLVPGYEAPCYVAWSGQNRSPLVRVPAARGMSTRIEARSVDPSANPYMALSVLLAAGLDGVRNKMEAPEPVDRNIYVMNKKEREENGVQDLPATLYDALVKLNEDEVIKEALGEHLLEHFLESKEIEWDMFRTQVHPWEREQYLSSY, from the coding sequence TTGTCAAAGATTACGAAAAAAGATATTTACAAGAGACTTGAAGAGGAAAATGTACGATTCATCCGTTTACAGTTTACTGATTTATTAGGAACTATTAAAAACGTAGAAATTCCATTGAGCCAACTTGATAAAGCATTGGATAACAAAATGACATTTGATGGTTCTTCGATTGAAGGTTTTGTAAGAATTGAAGAGTCAGACATGCTTCTACATCCAGATTTAGATACTTTTGTGGTTTTCCCATGGACTTCAGATAAAGGGAAAGTCGCTCGTTTCATTTGTGACATATATAATCCCGATGGTTCACCTTTCAAAGGTTGCCCTCGTTATAACTTGAAGCGAAACTTAGAAGAGATGGAGAAATTAGGTTTCACTGCTTTCAATATTGGTACTGAGCCAGAGTTCTTCTTATTCAAGTTGAACGAAGCTGGAGATCCAACAATGGAATTGAATGATAAAGGTGGTTATTTCGACTTAGCACCTACTGATTTAGGTGAAAATTGCCGCCGTGATATCGTACTTGAGTTAGAAGAAATGGGCTTTGAAATCGAAGCTTCTCACCACGAGGTAGCTCCTGGTCAGCACGAAATCGACTTCAAATATTCTGATGCTGTTAAGCACGCAGATGATATCCAGACGTTTAAATTAGTTGTAAAAACGATTGCTCGTAAGCACGGCCTACATGCAACATTCATGCCGAAACCATTATTCGGTGTGAACGGTTCAGGTATGCACGCGAACATGTCTTTATTCGATAAAAAAGGTAACGCGTTCTATGATCCAAAAGGAGAACAAGAGCTTAGTAAAGTAGCTTATCAGTTCACAGCTGGAATCATCAAGCACGCTGTTAACTTCACTGCTGTAACAAACCCGACTGTTAACTCTTACAAGCGTTTAGTACCAGGTTATGAAGCGCCTTGTTATGTAGCTTGGTCTGGTCAAAACCGTAGCCCACTAGTACGTGTACCAGCAGCACGTGGTATGAGTACTCGTATCGAGGCTCGTAGTGTTGACCCTTCAGCGAACCCATACATGGCTCTATCTGTTTTATTAGCAGCAGGACTAGATGGTGTACGCAACAAAATGGAAGCTCCTGAACCAGTTGACCGCAACATCTATGTAATGAACAAGAAAGAACGTGAAGAAAACGGAGTTCAAGATCTACCAGCCACTCTATATGATGCGCTAGTGAAATTGAACGAAGATGAAGTTATCAAAGAAGCTCTAGGTGAGCACTTGTTAGAACACTTCCTTGAATCAAAAGAGATTGAATGGGATATGTTCCGTACACAAGTACACCCTTGGGAGCGCGAACAGTATTTGAGTAGTTATTAA
- a CDS encoding DnaJ family domain-containing protein, with protein sequence MDRKYNDLIGDILEGAGEKDSIKEKGEPLSKDYLEMDTYQHFQKIAKDAGYLPPWLKLQKEISELVHFCETEQDVVVINEKINKHNRICPTQMQKNLISLNALEKAKRIW encoded by the coding sequence ATGGATAGAAAGTACAACGATTTAATAGGAGATATTTTAGAGGGAGCTGGAGAAAAAGATAGTATAAAGGAAAAAGGTGAACCACTGTCTAAAGATTATTTAGAAATGGATACATATCAACACTTTCAGAAAATAGCAAAGGATGCTGGTTATCTCCCTCCTTGGCTTAAGTTACAAAAGGAAATTTCCGAACTAGTCCATTTTTGCGAAACTGAACAAGATGTAGTAGTTATTAATGAGAAAATCAATAAACATAATAGAATTTGTCCTACACAAATGCAGAAAAATTTAATTAGCTTGAATGCATTAGAAAAAGCGAAAAGAATATGGTGA